Proteins from one Telopea speciosissima isolate NSW1024214 ecotype Mountain lineage chromosome 1, Tspe_v1, whole genome shotgun sequence genomic window:
- the LOC122665235 gene encoding dof zinc finger protein DOF3.5, with protein sequence MLTQGGEGFLPLPPRPLVMDRKWKANVELAPNCPRCDSSNTKFCYYNNYSLTQPRYFCKNCRRYWTKGGSLRNVPIGGGCRKYRRGRVRISSSNSTYGGSLMMLSKIPSNDSIGNLYQSDASSTRSDASTIDLALLYAKFLNHEPAESEARLVMPELPRYFNPSIPAPAPLEPNSDPHFQFLREESVGGSQVFIGEFDMNHKQEERIPQFMSLESIGYGLQPLPTEDVVVQDMFWSNPSRPPPPPLPNSNIPWQETNMQRFESVAEDQANFHSNPVNDNNWSSFDLPEL encoded by the coding sequence ATGTTGACACAAGGTGGTGAAGGATTTCTTCCTCTCCCTCCAAGGCCACTGGTAATGGATAGGAAATGGAAGGCCAATGTGGAATTAGCTCCCAATTGTCCTCGTTGTGATTCTTCCAACACCAAATTCTGTTACTACAACAACTACAGTTTGACACAACCTCGTTACTTCTGCAAGAATTGTAGAAGGTATTGGACTAAAGGTGGATCCCTCCGTAATGTTCCGATCGGCGGTGGTTGCCGGAAGTATCGTCGAGGGAGGGTGAGGATATCATCAAGCAACTCGACTTATGGGGGTTCATTAATGATGCTCTCGAAAATTCCCTCAAATGATTCAATTGGGAATTTGTATCAATCAGATGCAAGCTCCACAAGATCAGATGCTTCCACCATCGATCTTGCACTGTTATATGCTAAGTTCTTGAATCATGAACCGGCAGAGTCTGAGGCTAGACTTGTAATGCCTGAATTGCCTAGGTATTTCAATCCGTCTATCCCGGCACCGGCGCCGTTAGAACCAAATTCTGATCCACATTTCCAATTCTTGCGAGAAGAGAGTGTTGGTGGAAGCCAAGTTTTCATAGGCGAATTCGATATGAATCATAAGCAAGAAGAAAGAATTCCTCAGTTTATGAGCTTGGAGAGTATTGGTTATGGATTGCAACCATTACCCACTGAAGATGTGGTCGTCCAAGACATGTTCTGGTCGAATCCTTCTCgtcctcctccacctccattgCCGAACTCTAATATTCCATGGCAGGAAACGAACATGCAGAGGTTCGAATCAGTAGCCGAAGATCAGGCAAACTTTCATTCAAACCCAGTAAATGATAATAACTGGAGCTCCTTTGATCTGCCTGAGTTGTGA
- the LOC122661531 gene encoding bifunctional dihydroflavonol 4-reductase/flavanone 4-reductase-like, with protein MEGAASSTVCVTGATGFIGSWLVMKLLEKGYSVRATVRDPGNMEKVKHLLEFPNAKAHLTLSKADLIDEGSFDEVLDGCIGVFHVASPMELLTKDPENEMIKPTVNGVLNIMRSCIKVKTVRRFLYTSSTGSIDVLQYQPVEYDESCWTDVDFCRAKMMPGWMYFIAKTLAEKTAWEFATKNNIDLITIIPSFVLGPVLTPTMPPSLALAIPQLLGLMDFFWSIKQLGLVHLDDLCDAHIFLMEHNGAKGRYICSSHCSTVFELGKMLKDKYPEYSVPTQ; from the exons ATGGAAGGAGCAGCAAGTTCTACAGTGTGTGTCACAGGGGCCACTGGATTCATTGGTTCTTGGCTTGTTATGAAGCTCCTTGAGAAGGGTTATTCTGTGAGGGCAACCGTTCGAGATCCtg GAAACATGGAGAAAGTGAAACACTTGTTAGAGTTTCCGAATGCTAAAGCACACCTAACCTTGTCGAAGGCTGATTTGATTGATGAAGGAAGCTTCGATGAGGTCCTCGATGGATGCATTGGAGTCTTCCATGTTGCCTCACCAATGGAACTCCTTACTAAGGATCCCGAg AATGAAATGATAAAGCCAACAGTGAATGGGGTGCTCAACATCATGAGATCATGCATCAAGGTAAAAACTGTTCGTAGGTTTCTTTATACATCGTCCACAGGGTCTATTGATGTTCTACAATACCAACCTGTTGAGTATGACGAGAGTTGCTGGACTGATGTGGATTTCTGCAGAGCTAAAATGATGCCTGGATGG ATGTATTTTATTGCCAAAACTCTGGCAGAAAAAACTGCATGGGAATTTGCCACAAAGAACAACAtagatctcatcaccatcatcccATCTTTTGTGCTTGGGCCAGTCCTCACACCAACCATGCCTCCAAGCTTGGCATTAGCAATTCCACAATTGCTTG GTTTAATGGACTTCTTTTGGTCCATAAAGCAACTTGGACTTGTGCATTTGGATGACCTATGTGATGCTCACATATTCTTGATGGAGCACAATGGAGCGAAGGGAAGATATATTTGCTCATCTCATTGTTCAACAGTTTTTGAACTTGGAAAGATGTTGAAGGACAAATATCCTGAGTATAGCGTACCCACTCAGTAA